The genomic window CACCTGCTGCCCGTGCTGAAGAACGTGCGCGACATGGAGGAAGGCCCGATCCTGGTTCACGTCGTGACCCAGAAGGGCAAGGGCTACGGCCCGGCAGAAGCGTCCGCCGACAAGTATCATGCGGTGGTCAAGTTCGATGTCGCCACCGGCACCCAGGCGAAAGCAAAACCGAACGCGCCGGCCTACCAGAACGTGTTCGGCCAGAGCCTCGTCAAGGAAGCGCAGAAGGACGACAAGATCGTCGCCATCACCGCGGCCATGCCGTCGGGCACCGGCGTCGACATCTTCAACAAGGCGTTCCCCGACCGCACCTTCGACGTCGGCATCGCCGAGCAGCACGCGGTGACATTCGCCGCCGGTCTTGCGACCGAAGGCTACAAGCCGTTCTGCGCGATCTACTCGACCTTCCTGCAGCGCGGCTATGACCAGATCGTGCATGACGTCGCGATCCAGAACCTGCCCGTCCGCTTCGCCATCGACCGCGCCGGCCTGGTCGGCGCCGATGGCGCGACCCATGCCGGCTCGTTCGACAACGCCTATCTCGGCTGCCTGCCGAACATGGTGATCATGGCGGCGGCGGATGAGGCCGAGCTCGTGCACATGGTGGCGACCCAGGTCGCGATCGACGACCGCCCGAGCTCGCTGCGCTATCCGCGCGGCGAAGGCCGCGGCATCGACATGCCCGAGGTTGGCATTCCGCTCGAAATCGGCAAGGGCCGCATGATCCGCCAGGGCAGCAAGATCGCCCTGCTCTCCTTCGGCACGCGCCTCGCCGAATGCGAGAAGGCGGCCGACGAGCTCGCAGCCCACGGCCTGTCGACCTCGATTGCGGACGCGCGCTTCATGAAGCCGCTCGACACCGAGCTGGTGCTCAAGCTCGCCCGCGACCACGAGATCCTGATCACGATCGAGGAAGGCTCGGTTGGCGGTTTCGGCTCGCATGTCGCGCAGTTCCTGACCGATCAGGGCGTGCTGGACAGCGGCATGGTCAAGTTCCGCTCGATGGTGCTGCCCGACGTGTTCCAGGACCACGACACGCCCGCCGCGATGTACGCCCGCGCCGGTCTCGACGCCAAGGGCATCGTCGCCAAGGTGTTCGAAGCGCTCGGCAAGGACGTCAAGGCCGAGACGGTCAAG from Bradyrhizobium zhanjiangense includes these protein-coding regions:
- the dxs gene encoding 1-deoxy-D-xylulose-5-phosphate synthase — protein: MNAYSKTPLLDTIRTPEDLRKLKIEQVRQVADELRQETIDAVSVTGGHFGAGLGVVELTTAIHYVFDTPRDRLIWDVGHQAYPHKILTGRRDRIRTLRTGGGLSGFTKRSESDYDPFGAAHSSTSISAGLGMAVARDLSGGKNNVIAVIGDGAMSAGMAYEAMNNAGAMNSRLIVILNDNDMSIAPPVGAMSAYLSRLYSGKTYRTLRDAAKQINKRLPKILANRANRVEEYSRGFMMDGGTLFEELGFYYVGPIDGHNLDHLLPVLKNVRDMEEGPILVHVVTQKGKGYGPAEASADKYHAVVKFDVATGTQAKAKPNAPAYQNVFGQSLVKEAQKDDKIVAITAAMPSGTGVDIFNKAFPDRTFDVGIAEQHAVTFAAGLATEGYKPFCAIYSTFLQRGYDQIVHDVAIQNLPVRFAIDRAGLVGADGATHAGSFDNAYLGCLPNMVIMAAADEAELVHMVATQVAIDDRPSSLRYPRGEGRGIDMPEVGIPLEIGKGRMIRQGSKIALLSFGTRLAECEKAADELAAHGLSTSIADARFMKPLDTELVLKLARDHEILITIEEGSVGGFGSHVAQFLTDQGVLDSGMVKFRSMVLPDVFQDHDTPAAMYARAGLDAKGIVAKVFEALGKDVKAETVKLA